Proteins encoded in a region of the Pseudomonas putida genome:
- the rsmB gene encoding 16S rRNA (cytosine(967)-C(5))-methyltransferase RsmB, protein MNPRLAAARALAAVLSGKASLNSSLPAQLDKVDERDRGLTQDLAFGTARWQPRLDLLAAQLLQKPFKAADADVQALLLVGLYQLFYTRIPAHAAIGETVGCADKLKKPWAKGLLNAVLRRAQREGEELLASMERDPVVRTAHPRWLQKALKAFWPEQWEAICAANNAHPPMILRVNRRHHSRDAYLALLAEAGIGASACQYSRDGIVLAEACDVRGLPGFAEGWVSVQDEAAQLSADLLELAPGQRVLDACCAPGGKTCHLLEAEAGLAHVVAIDLEAKRLIRVRENLDRLKLDAELIACDARDTASWWDGKPFQRILLDAPCSATGVIRRHPDIKLTRQADDIPALAALQGELLDALWPTLEVGGMLLYATCSSLPTENTEVIDAFLARTPGARELDLATEAGLRQPHGRQLLAQEGGHDGFYYAKLIKIAASRG, encoded by the coding sequence ATGAACCCACGCCTCGCTGCCGCCCGTGCCCTTGCCGCTGTGCTTAGCGGCAAGGCCTCGCTGAACAGCTCGCTGCCGGCCCAACTGGACAAGGTCGACGAACGCGACCGTGGCCTGACCCAGGACCTGGCGTTCGGCACCGCGCGCTGGCAACCACGCCTCGACCTGCTGGCCGCCCAACTGCTGCAAAAGCCCTTCAAGGCCGCCGACGCCGATGTTCAGGCGCTGCTGCTGGTTGGCCTGTACCAGCTGTTCTACACCCGCATTCCGGCCCACGCCGCCATCGGCGAAACCGTGGGCTGTGCCGACAAGCTGAAGAAGCCATGGGCCAAGGGCCTGCTCAATGCCGTGCTGCGCCGTGCCCAGCGCGAAGGCGAGGAACTGCTCGCCAGCATGGAGCGCGACCCAGTGGTGCGTACCGCCCACCCGCGCTGGCTGCAGAAGGCGCTGAAAGCGTTCTGGCCCGAGCAATGGGAAGCCATCTGCGCCGCCAACAACGCCCACCCGCCGATGATTCTGCGGGTCAACCGCCGTCACCACAGCCGCGATGCCTACCTGGCACTGCTGGCCGAAGCGGGCATTGGCGCCAGCGCCTGCCAGTACAGCCGTGACGGCATCGTGCTGGCCGAGGCCTGTGACGTGCGCGGCTTGCCAGGCTTCGCCGAGGGCTGGGTGAGTGTGCAGGACGAAGCCGCGCAGCTGTCCGCCGACCTGCTCGAACTGGCCCCCGGCCAGCGCGTGCTGGACGCCTGCTGCGCACCGGGCGGCAAAACCTGCCACTTGCTGGAGGCCGAAGCCGGCCTGGCCCACGTCGTGGCCATCGACCTCGAAGCCAAACGCCTGATCCGCGTGCGCGAAAACCTCGACCGCCTCAAGCTCGACGCCGAGCTGATCGCCTGCGATGCCCGCGACACCGCCAGCTGGTGGGATGGCAAACCGTTCCAGCGCATCCTGCTCGACGCGCCATGCTCGGCCACCGGCGTGATCCGCCGTCACCCAGACATCAAGCTGACCCGCCAGGCCGACGACATCCCGGCCCTGGCAGCGCTGCAAGGCGAGCTGCTCGACGCCCTGTGGCCAACCCTGGAAGTAGGCGGCATGCTGTTGTACGCCACCTGCTCCAGCCTGCCGACCGAGAACACCGAAGTAATCGACGCTTTCCTCGCCCGCACCCCAGGTGCCCGTGAGCTGGACCTGGCCACCGAGGCCGGCCTGCGCCAGCCCCACGGCCGCCAGTTGCTGGCCCAGGAAGGCGGCCACGACGGCTTCTACTATGCCAAGCTGATCAAGATCGCCGCCTCACGCGGATAA
- the fmt gene encoding methionyl-tRNA formyltransferase translates to MRIVFAGTPEFAAEHLKALLDSPYEIVAVYTQPDRPAGRGQKLMPSAVKALAVAHDIPVFQPQTLRNADAQAELAALKPDLMVVVAYGLILPQAVLDIPRLGCINSHASLLPRWRGAAPIQRAVEAGDAESGVTVMRMEAGLDTGPMLLKVVTPISADDTGGTLHDRLAEMGPPAVVQAIAGLADGSLQGEVQDDALATYAHKLNKDEARIDWSRPAVELERLIRAFNPWPVCHSTLDGESVKVLAANLSTGKGAPGEILSASKDGLVVACGDQALSLTRLQLPGGKALSFSDLFNSRREKFAAGKVLGQ, encoded by the coding sequence ATGCGCATCGTCTTTGCAGGCACTCCAGAGTTTGCCGCCGAACACCTCAAGGCCCTGCTCGACAGCCCCTACGAGATCGTGGCCGTCTACACCCAGCCCGACCGCCCAGCCGGCCGTGGCCAGAAGCTCATGCCAAGTGCGGTCAAGGCACTGGCCGTGGCCCATGACATCCCGGTGTTCCAGCCGCAGACCCTGCGCAACGCCGATGCCCAGGCCGAACTGGCCGCATTGAAGCCAGACCTGATGGTGGTGGTCGCCTACGGCCTGATCCTGCCGCAGGCGGTGCTGGATATCCCGCGCCTGGGCTGCATCAACAGCCACGCTTCTCTGCTGCCACGCTGGCGCGGTGCGGCACCGATCCAGCGCGCCGTGGAAGCCGGCGACGCCGAGAGCGGCGTAACCGTGATGCGTATGGAAGCTGGCCTGGACACCGGCCCGATGCTGCTCAAGGTCGTCACCCCGATCAGTGCCGACGACACCGGCGGCACCTTGCACGACCGCCTGGCCGAGATGGGCCCGCCTGCCGTCGTACAGGCCATCGCCGGCCTGGCCGACGGCTCGCTGCAAGGTGAAGTACAGGATGATGCCCTGGCGACCTACGCACACAAACTGAACAAGGACGAGGCGCGCATCGACTGGAGCCGCCCGGCCGTCGAGCTGGAGCGCCTGATCCGCGCCTTCAACCCGTGGCCCGTGTGCCACAGCACCCTCGATGGCGAAAGCGTGAAGGTGCTGGCCGCCAACTTGTCCACAGGCAAGGGCGCCCCGGGCGAAATCCTTTCCGCCAGCAAGGACGGTCTCGTCGTTGCTTGCGGTGACCAGGCGCTGAGCCTGACCCGCCTGCAATTGCCTGGCGGCAAGGCGCTGAGCTTCAGCGACCTGTTCAACAGCCGCCGCGAGAAGTTCGCCGCCGGCAAGGTGCTGGGCCAATGA
- the def gene encoding peptide deformylase has protein sequence MAILNILEFPDPRLRTIAKPVTEFDDALRQLIDDMFETMYEAPGIGLAATQVNVHLQVVVMDLSEDRSEPRVFINPTVEELTHDMGQYQEGCLSVPGFYENVDRPLRVRVKAQDRDGKPFELECEGLLAVCVQHEFDHLNGKLFVDYLSQLKRDRIKKKLEKQHRQQA, from the coding sequence ATGGCCATCTTGAACATTCTCGAATTCCCGGACCCGCGCCTGCGCACTATCGCCAAACCGGTGACGGAGTTCGACGACGCCCTGCGTCAGCTGATCGACGACATGTTTGAAACCATGTACGAAGCCCCTGGTATCGGCCTGGCCGCCACCCAGGTCAACGTGCACCTGCAGGTCGTGGTCATGGACCTCAGCGAAGACCGCAGCGAGCCGCGCGTCTTCATCAACCCCACGGTCGAAGAACTCACCCACGACATGGGCCAGTACCAGGAAGGTTGCCTGTCGGTGCCCGGCTTCTACGAGAACGTCGACCGCCCGCTGCGTGTTCGGGTCAAGGCCCAGGACCGCGACGGCAAGCCGTTCGAGCTGGAATGCGAAGGCCTGTTGGCGGTGTGCGTGCAGCACGAATTCGATCACCTCAACGGCAAGCTGTTCGTTGACTACCTGTCGCAGCTCAAACGCGACCGGATCAAGAAGAAACTGGAAAAGCAGCACCGCCAGCAAGCCTGA